A genome region from Manis pentadactyla isolate mManPen7 chromosome 5, mManPen7.hap1, whole genome shotgun sequence includes the following:
- the FGFR3 gene encoding fibroblast growth factor receptor 3 isoform X5 — MGVPTCAVAFCVAVAVVTGVASGPQGTEQRAVRRAAEAPGPEPSRQEQLVFGSGDTVELSCPSPVGGPVGPTVWAKDGVGLLPSDRILVGPQHLRVLNASHEDAGSYSCRQRLTQQALCYFSVRVADAPSSGDDEDGEDEAEDTGAPYWTRPERMDKKLLAVPAANTVRFRCPAAGNPTPSISWLKNGKEFRGEHRIGGIKLRHQQWSLVMESVVPSDRGNYTCVVQNKFGSIQQTYTLDVLERSPHRPILQAGLPANQTVVLGSDVEFHCKVYSDAQPHIQWLKHVEVNGSRVGPDGTPYVTVLKSWISESVEADARLRLANVSERDGGEYLCRASNFIGVAEKAFWLRVHGPQAAEEELAEAGEAGSVYAGVLSYGVGFLLFILVVAAVTLCRLRSPPKKGLGSPTVHKVSRFPLKRQVSLESDSSMNSTTPLVRIARLSSGEGPVLANVSELELPADPKWELSRARLTLGKPLGEGCFGQVVMAEAIGIDKDRATKPITVAVKMLKDDATDKDLSDLVSEMEMMKMIGKHKNIINLLGACTQGGPLYVLVEYAAKGNLREYLRARRPPGMDYSFDTCKLPEEQLTFKDLVSCAYQVARGMEYLASQKCIHRDLAARNVLVTEDNVMKIADFGLARDVHNLDYYKKTTNGRLPVKWMAPEALFDRVYTHQSDVWSFGVLLWEIFTLGGSPYPGVPVEELFKLLKEGHRMDKPANCTHDLYMIMRECWHAVPSQRPTFKQLVEDLDRILTVTSTDEYLDLSVPFEQYSPGGQDTPSSSSSGDDSVFAHDLLPPAPPSGGGLRT; from the exons ATGGGAGTCCCGACTTGCGCCGTCGCGTTCTGCGTGGCAGTGGCAGTCGTGACCGGCGTCGCCTCGGGGCCCCAGGGCACGGAGCAGCGCGCGGTGCGGAGAGCGGCAG AGGCCCCAGGACCTGAGCCTAGCCGGCAGGAGCAGCTGGTCTTTGGCAGCGGGGACACCGTGGAGCTGAGCTGCCCCTCGCCTGTGGGTGGTCCCGTGGGGCCCACCGTCTGGGCCAAGGACGGCGTGGGGCTGTTGCCCTCGGACCGCATCCTGGTGGGGCCCCAGCATCTGCGGGTGCTGAATGCCTCCCACGAGGACGCTGGGTCCTACAGCTGCCGACAGCGGCTCACCCAGCAAGCTCTCTGCTACTTCAGCGTGCGTGTGGCAG ATGCTCCATCCTCCGGGGACGACGAAGACGGGGAGGATGAGGCTGAAGACACAG GGGCCCCTTACTGGACACGGCCCGAGCGGATGGACAAGAAGCTCCTGGCTGTACCAGCCGCCAACACTGTCCGTTTCCGCTGCCCGGCCGCCGGCAACCCCACTCCTTCCATCTCCTGGCTGAAGAATGGCAAGGAGTTCAGAGGCGAGCATCGCATCGGGGGCATCAAG CTGCGCCACCAGCAGTGGAGCCTGGTCATGGAGAGTGTGGTGCCCTCCGACCGCGGCAACTACACATGTGTGGTGCAGAACAAGTTCGGCAGCATCCAGCAGACATACACCCTGGATGTGCTGG AGCGCTCCCCGCACCGGCCCATTCTGCAGGCGGGGCTGCCGGCCAACCAGACGGTGGTGCTGGGCAGTGACGTGGAGTTCCACTGCAAGGTGTACAGCGATGCGCAGCCCCACATTCAGTGGCTGAAGCACGTGGAGGTGAACGGCAGCAGAGTAGGGCCGGACGGCACGCCCTACGTCACTGTGCTCAAG TCCTGGATCAGTGAGAGTGTGGAGGCCGACGCGCGCCTCCGCCTGGCCAATGTGTCCGAGCGCGACGGGGGCGAGTACCTCTGTCGAGCCTCCAATTTCATAGGCGTGGCTGAGAAGGCCTTTTGGCTGCGTGTTCACGGGCCCCAAGCAG CAGAGGAGGAGCTGGCGGAGGCCGGCGAGGCCGGCAGCGTGTACGCAGGTGTCCTGAGCTACGGGGTGGGCTTCCTGCTCTTCATCCTGGTAGTGGCGGCAGTGACGCTCTGCCGCCTGCGCAGCCCCCCGAAGAAGGGCCTAGGCTCGCCCACCGTGCACAAGGTCTCCCGCTTCCCACTCAAGCGGCAG GTGTCCCTGGAGTCCGACTCGTCTATGAACTCCACCACGCCACTGGTGCGAATTGCCCGGCTGTCCTCCGGGGAGGGCCCAGTGCTGGCCAACGTGTCAGAGCTTGAGCTGCCTGCTGACCCCAAGTGGGAGCTGTCCCGAGCCCG GCTGACCCTGGGCAAGCCTCTGGGGGAGGGCTGCTTCGGCCAGGTGGTTATGGCAGAGGCTATCGGCATTGACAAGGACCGGGCCACCAAGCCCATCACCGTGGCTGTGAAAATGCTGAAAG ACGATGCCACAGACAAGGACCTCTCAGACCTGGTGTCGGAGATGGAGATGATGAAGATGATCGGCAAACACAAGAACATCATCAACCTGCTGGGGGCCTGCACACAGGGCG GGCCCCTGTACGTACTGGTGGAGTATGCCGCCAAGGGCAACCTGAGGGAGTACCTGAGGGCGCGGCGGCCACCTGGCATGGACTACTCCTTCGACACCTGCAAGCTGCCTGAGGAGCAGCTCACCTTCAAGGACCTGGTGTCCTGCGCCTACCAGGTGGCGCGGGGCATGGAGTACCTAGCCTCGCAGAAG TGCATTCACAGGGACTTGGCGGCCCGCAATGTGCTGGTGACCGAGGACAACGTGATGAAGATTGCGGACTTTGGTCTGGCCCGTGACGTGCACAACCTGGACTACTATAAGAAAACCACGAAT gGCCGGCTGCCTGTGAAGTGGATGGCGCCCGAAGCCTTGTTTGACCGTGTCTACACCCACCAGAGTGATGT CTGGTCCTTTGGGGTCCTGCTCTGGGAGATCTTCACTCTGGGGGGCTCGCCGTACCCTGGAGTCCCTGTGGAGGAGCTCTTCAAGCTGCTGAAGGAGGGCCACCGCATGGACAAGCCGGCCAACTGCACGCACGACCT GTACATGATCATGAGAGAGTGCTGGCATGCAGTGCCCTCGCAGAGACCCACCTTCAAGCAGCTGGTGGAGGACCTGGACCGCATTCTCACCGTGACCTCCACTGAC GAGTACCTGGACCTGTCAGTGCCCTTTGAGCAGTACTCACCAGGTGGCCAGGACAcccccagctccagctcctcAGGGGACGACTCCGTGTTCGCCCATGAcctgctgcccccagccccacccagcgGCGGGGGCCTGCGGACGTGA
- the FGFR3 gene encoding fibroblast growth factor receptor 3 isoform X1: MGVPTCAVAFCVAVAVVTGVASGPQGTEQRAVRRAAEAPGPEPSRQEQLVFGSGDTVELSCPSPVGGPVGPTVWAKDGVGLLPSDRILVGPQHLRVLNASHEDAGSYSCRQRLTQQALCYFSVRVADAPSSGDDEDGEDEAEDTAGAPYWTRPERMDKKLLAVPAANTVRFRCPAAGNPTPSISWLKNGKEFRGEHRIGGIKLRHQQWSLVMESVVPSDRGNYTCVVQNKFGSIQQTYTLDVLERSPHRPILQAGLPANQTVVLGSDVEFHCKVYSDAQPHIQWLKHVEVNGSRVGPDGTPYVTVLKSWISESVEADARLRLANVSERDGGEYLCRASNFIGVAEKAFWLRVHGPQAAEEELAEAGEAGSVYAGVLSYGVGFLLFILVVAAVTLCRLRSPPKKGLGSPTVHKVSRFPLKRQQVSLESDSSMNSTTPLVRIARLSSGEGPVLANVSELELPADPKWELSRARLTLGKPLGEGCFGQVVMAEAIGIDKDRATKPITVAVKMLKDDATDKDLSDLVSEMEMMKMIGKHKNIINLLGACTQGGPLYVLVEYAAKGNLREYLRARRPPGMDYSFDTCKLPEEQLTFKDLVSCAYQVARGMEYLASQKCIHRDLAARNVLVTEDNVMKIADFGLARDVHNLDYYKKTTNGRLPVKWMAPEALFDRVYTHQSDVWSFGVLLWEIFTLGGSPYPGVPVEELFKLLKEGHRMDKPANCTHDLYMIMRECWHAVPSQRPTFKQLVEDLDRILTVTSTDEYLDLSVPFEQYSPGGQDTPSSSSSGDDSVFAHDLLPPAPPSGGGLRT; this comes from the exons ATGGGAGTCCCGACTTGCGCCGTCGCGTTCTGCGTGGCAGTGGCAGTCGTGACCGGCGTCGCCTCGGGGCCCCAGGGCACGGAGCAGCGCGCGGTGCGGAGAGCGGCAG AGGCCCCAGGACCTGAGCCTAGCCGGCAGGAGCAGCTGGTCTTTGGCAGCGGGGACACCGTGGAGCTGAGCTGCCCCTCGCCTGTGGGTGGTCCCGTGGGGCCCACCGTCTGGGCCAAGGACGGCGTGGGGCTGTTGCCCTCGGACCGCATCCTGGTGGGGCCCCAGCATCTGCGGGTGCTGAATGCCTCCCACGAGGACGCTGGGTCCTACAGCTGCCGACAGCGGCTCACCCAGCAAGCTCTCTGCTACTTCAGCGTGCGTGTGGCAG ATGCTCCATCCTCCGGGGACGACGAAGACGGGGAGGATGAGGCTGAAGACACAG CAGGGGCCCCTTACTGGACACGGCCCGAGCGGATGGACAAGAAGCTCCTGGCTGTACCAGCCGCCAACACTGTCCGTTTCCGCTGCCCGGCCGCCGGCAACCCCACTCCTTCCATCTCCTGGCTGAAGAATGGCAAGGAGTTCAGAGGCGAGCATCGCATCGGGGGCATCAAG CTGCGCCACCAGCAGTGGAGCCTGGTCATGGAGAGTGTGGTGCCCTCCGACCGCGGCAACTACACATGTGTGGTGCAGAACAAGTTCGGCAGCATCCAGCAGACATACACCCTGGATGTGCTGG AGCGCTCCCCGCACCGGCCCATTCTGCAGGCGGGGCTGCCGGCCAACCAGACGGTGGTGCTGGGCAGTGACGTGGAGTTCCACTGCAAGGTGTACAGCGATGCGCAGCCCCACATTCAGTGGCTGAAGCACGTGGAGGTGAACGGCAGCAGAGTAGGGCCGGACGGCACGCCCTACGTCACTGTGCTCAAG TCCTGGATCAGTGAGAGTGTGGAGGCCGACGCGCGCCTCCGCCTGGCCAATGTGTCCGAGCGCGACGGGGGCGAGTACCTCTGTCGAGCCTCCAATTTCATAGGCGTGGCTGAGAAGGCCTTTTGGCTGCGTGTTCACGGGCCCCAAGCAG CAGAGGAGGAGCTGGCGGAGGCCGGCGAGGCCGGCAGCGTGTACGCAGGTGTCCTGAGCTACGGGGTGGGCTTCCTGCTCTTCATCCTGGTAGTGGCGGCAGTGACGCTCTGCCGCCTGCGCAGCCCCCCGAAGAAGGGCCTAGGCTCGCCCACCGTGCACAAGGTCTCCCGCTTCCCACTCAAGCGGCAG CAGGTGTCCCTGGAGTCCGACTCGTCTATGAACTCCACCACGCCACTGGTGCGAATTGCCCGGCTGTCCTCCGGGGAGGGCCCAGTGCTGGCCAACGTGTCAGAGCTTGAGCTGCCTGCTGACCCCAAGTGGGAGCTGTCCCGAGCCCG GCTGACCCTGGGCAAGCCTCTGGGGGAGGGCTGCTTCGGCCAGGTGGTTATGGCAGAGGCTATCGGCATTGACAAGGACCGGGCCACCAAGCCCATCACCGTGGCTGTGAAAATGCTGAAAG ACGATGCCACAGACAAGGACCTCTCAGACCTGGTGTCGGAGATGGAGATGATGAAGATGATCGGCAAACACAAGAACATCATCAACCTGCTGGGGGCCTGCACACAGGGCG GGCCCCTGTACGTACTGGTGGAGTATGCCGCCAAGGGCAACCTGAGGGAGTACCTGAGGGCGCGGCGGCCACCTGGCATGGACTACTCCTTCGACACCTGCAAGCTGCCTGAGGAGCAGCTCACCTTCAAGGACCTGGTGTCCTGCGCCTACCAGGTGGCGCGGGGCATGGAGTACCTAGCCTCGCAGAAG TGCATTCACAGGGACTTGGCGGCCCGCAATGTGCTGGTGACCGAGGACAACGTGATGAAGATTGCGGACTTTGGTCTGGCCCGTGACGTGCACAACCTGGACTACTATAAGAAAACCACGAAT gGCCGGCTGCCTGTGAAGTGGATGGCGCCCGAAGCCTTGTTTGACCGTGTCTACACCCACCAGAGTGATGT CTGGTCCTTTGGGGTCCTGCTCTGGGAGATCTTCACTCTGGGGGGCTCGCCGTACCCTGGAGTCCCTGTGGAGGAGCTCTTCAAGCTGCTGAAGGAGGGCCACCGCATGGACAAGCCGGCCAACTGCACGCACGACCT GTACATGATCATGAGAGAGTGCTGGCATGCAGTGCCCTCGCAGAGACCCACCTTCAAGCAGCTGGTGGAGGACCTGGACCGCATTCTCACCGTGACCTCCACTGAC GAGTACCTGGACCTGTCAGTGCCCTTTGAGCAGTACTCACCAGGTGGCCAGGACAcccccagctccagctcctcAGGGGACGACTCCGTGTTCGCCCATGAcctgctgcccccagccccacccagcgGCGGGGGCCTGCGGACGTGA
- the FGFR3 gene encoding fibroblast growth factor receptor 3 isoform X6 translates to MGVPTCAVAFCVAVAVVTGVASGPQGTEQRAVRRAAEAPGPEPSRQEQLVFGSGDTVELSCPSPVGGPVGPTVWAKDGVGLLPSDRILVGPQHLRVLNASHEDAGSYSCRQRLTQQALCYFSVRVADAPSSGDDEDGEDEAEDTAGAPYWTRPERMDKKLLAVPAANTVRFRCPAAGNPTPSISWLKNGKEFRGEHRIGGIKLRHQQWSLVMESVVPSDRGNYTCVVQNKFGSIQQTYTLDVLERSPHRPILQAGLPANQTVVLGSDVEFHCKVYSDAQPHIQWLKHVEVNGSRVGPDGTPYVTVLKTAGANTTDKELEVLSLRNVTFEDAGEYTCLAGNSIGFSHHSAWLVVLPAEEELAEAGEAGSVYAGVLSYGVGFLLFILVVAAVTLCRLRSPPKKGLGSPTVHKVSRFPLKRQQVSLESDSSMNSTTPLVRIARLSSGEGPVLANVSELELPADPKWELSRARLTLGKPLGEGCFGQVVMAEAIGIDKDRATKPITVAVKMLKDDATDKDLSDLVSEMEMMKMIGKHKNIINLLGACTQGGPLYVLVEYAAKGNLREYLRARRPPGMDYSFDTCKLPEEQLTFKDLVSCAYQVARGMEYLASQKCIHRDLAARNVLVTEDNVMKIADFGLARDVHNLDYYKKTTNGRLPVKWMAPEALFDRVYTHQSDVWSFGVLLWEIFTLGGSPYPGVPVEELFKLLKEGHRMDKPANCTHDLYMIMRECWHAVPSQRPTFKQLVEDLDRILTVTSTDEYLDLSVPFEQYSPGGQDTPSSSSSGDDSVFAHDLLPPAPPSGGGLRT, encoded by the exons ATGGGAGTCCCGACTTGCGCCGTCGCGTTCTGCGTGGCAGTGGCAGTCGTGACCGGCGTCGCCTCGGGGCCCCAGGGCACGGAGCAGCGCGCGGTGCGGAGAGCGGCAG AGGCCCCAGGACCTGAGCCTAGCCGGCAGGAGCAGCTGGTCTTTGGCAGCGGGGACACCGTGGAGCTGAGCTGCCCCTCGCCTGTGGGTGGTCCCGTGGGGCCCACCGTCTGGGCCAAGGACGGCGTGGGGCTGTTGCCCTCGGACCGCATCCTGGTGGGGCCCCAGCATCTGCGGGTGCTGAATGCCTCCCACGAGGACGCTGGGTCCTACAGCTGCCGACAGCGGCTCACCCAGCAAGCTCTCTGCTACTTCAGCGTGCGTGTGGCAG ATGCTCCATCCTCCGGGGACGACGAAGACGGGGAGGATGAGGCTGAAGACACAG CAGGGGCCCCTTACTGGACACGGCCCGAGCGGATGGACAAGAAGCTCCTGGCTGTACCAGCCGCCAACACTGTCCGTTTCCGCTGCCCGGCCGCCGGCAACCCCACTCCTTCCATCTCCTGGCTGAAGAATGGCAAGGAGTTCAGAGGCGAGCATCGCATCGGGGGCATCAAG CTGCGCCACCAGCAGTGGAGCCTGGTCATGGAGAGTGTGGTGCCCTCCGACCGCGGCAACTACACATGTGTGGTGCAGAACAAGTTCGGCAGCATCCAGCAGACATACACCCTGGATGTGCTGG AGCGCTCCCCGCACCGGCCCATTCTGCAGGCGGGGCTGCCGGCCAACCAGACGGTGGTGCTGGGCAGTGACGTGGAGTTCCACTGCAAGGTGTACAGCGATGCGCAGCCCCACATTCAGTGGCTGAAGCACGTGGAGGTGAACGGCAGCAGAGTAGGGCCGGACGGCACGCCCTACGTCACTGTGCTCAAG ACGGCGGGCGCTAACACTACCGACAAGGAGCTAGAGGTTCTGTCCTTACGCAATGTCACCTTTGAGGATGCGGGGGAGTACACCTGCCTGGCGGGCAATTCTATCGGGTTTTCCCATCACTCTGCGTGGCTGGTGGTGCTGCCAG CAGAGGAGGAGCTGGCGGAGGCCGGCGAGGCCGGCAGCGTGTACGCAGGTGTCCTGAGCTACGGGGTGGGCTTCCTGCTCTTCATCCTGGTAGTGGCGGCAGTGACGCTCTGCCGCCTGCGCAGCCCCCCGAAGAAGGGCCTAGGCTCGCCCACCGTGCACAAGGTCTCCCGCTTCCCACTCAAGCGGCAG CAGGTGTCCCTGGAGTCCGACTCGTCTATGAACTCCACCACGCCACTGGTGCGAATTGCCCGGCTGTCCTCCGGGGAGGGCCCAGTGCTGGCCAACGTGTCAGAGCTTGAGCTGCCTGCTGACCCCAAGTGGGAGCTGTCCCGAGCCCG GCTGACCCTGGGCAAGCCTCTGGGGGAGGGCTGCTTCGGCCAGGTGGTTATGGCAGAGGCTATCGGCATTGACAAGGACCGGGCCACCAAGCCCATCACCGTGGCTGTGAAAATGCTGAAAG ACGATGCCACAGACAAGGACCTCTCAGACCTGGTGTCGGAGATGGAGATGATGAAGATGATCGGCAAACACAAGAACATCATCAACCTGCTGGGGGCCTGCACACAGGGCG GGCCCCTGTACGTACTGGTGGAGTATGCCGCCAAGGGCAACCTGAGGGAGTACCTGAGGGCGCGGCGGCCACCTGGCATGGACTACTCCTTCGACACCTGCAAGCTGCCTGAGGAGCAGCTCACCTTCAAGGACCTGGTGTCCTGCGCCTACCAGGTGGCGCGGGGCATGGAGTACCTAGCCTCGCAGAAG TGCATTCACAGGGACTTGGCGGCCCGCAATGTGCTGGTGACCGAGGACAACGTGATGAAGATTGCGGACTTTGGTCTGGCCCGTGACGTGCACAACCTGGACTACTATAAGAAAACCACGAAT gGCCGGCTGCCTGTGAAGTGGATGGCGCCCGAAGCCTTGTTTGACCGTGTCTACACCCACCAGAGTGATGT CTGGTCCTTTGGGGTCCTGCTCTGGGAGATCTTCACTCTGGGGGGCTCGCCGTACCCTGGAGTCCCTGTGGAGGAGCTCTTCAAGCTGCTGAAGGAGGGCCACCGCATGGACAAGCCGGCCAACTGCACGCACGACCT GTACATGATCATGAGAGAGTGCTGGCATGCAGTGCCCTCGCAGAGACCCACCTTCAAGCAGCTGGTGGAGGACCTGGACCGCATTCTCACCGTGACCTCCACTGAC GAGTACCTGGACCTGTCAGTGCCCTTTGAGCAGTACTCACCAGGTGGCCAGGACAcccccagctccagctcctcAGGGGACGACTCCGTGTTCGCCCATGAcctgctgcccccagccccacccagcgGCGGGGGCCTGCGGACGTGA
- the FGFR3 gene encoding fibroblast growth factor receptor 3 isoform X9, whose protein sequence is MGVPTCAVAFCVAVAVVTGVASGPQGTEQRAVRRAAEAPGPEPSRQEQLVFGSGDTVELSCPSPVGGPVGPTVWAKDGVGLLPSDRILVGPQHLRVLNASHEDAGSYSCRQRLTQQALCYFSVRVADAPSSGDDEDGEDEAEDTAGAPYWTRPERMDKKLLAVPAANTVRFRCPAAGNPTPSISWLKNGKEFRGEHRIGGIKLRHQQWSLVMESVVPSDRGNYTCVVQNKFGSIQQTYTLDVLERSPHRPILQAGLPANQTVVLGSDVEFHCKVYSDAQPHIQWLKHVEVNGSRVGPDGTPYVTVLKTAGANTTDKELEVLSLRNVTFEDAGEYTCLAGNSIGFSHHSAWLVVLPEEELAEAGEAGSVYAGVLSYGVGFLLFILVVAAVTLCRLRSPPKKGLGSPTVHKVSRFPLKRQQVSLESDSSMNSTTPLVRIARLSSGEGPVLANVSELELPADPKWELSRARLTLGKPLGEGCFGQVVMAEAIGIDKDRATKPITVAVKMLKDDATDKDLSDLVSEMEMMKMIGKHKNIINLLGACTQGGPLYVLVEYAAKGNLREYLRARRPPGMDYSFDTCKLPEEQLTFKDLVSCAYQVARGMEYLASQKCIHRDLAARNVLVTEDNVMKIADFGLARDVHNLDYYKKTTNGRLPVKWMAPEALFDRVYTHQSDVWSFGVLLWEIFTLGGSPYPGVPVEELFKLLKEGHRMDKPANCTHDLYMIMRECWHAVPSQRPTFKQLVEDLDRILTVTSTDEYLDLSVPFEQYSPGGQDTPSSSSSGDDSVFAHDLLPPAPPSGGGLRT, encoded by the exons ATGGGAGTCCCGACTTGCGCCGTCGCGTTCTGCGTGGCAGTGGCAGTCGTGACCGGCGTCGCCTCGGGGCCCCAGGGCACGGAGCAGCGCGCGGTGCGGAGAGCGGCAG AGGCCCCAGGACCTGAGCCTAGCCGGCAGGAGCAGCTGGTCTTTGGCAGCGGGGACACCGTGGAGCTGAGCTGCCCCTCGCCTGTGGGTGGTCCCGTGGGGCCCACCGTCTGGGCCAAGGACGGCGTGGGGCTGTTGCCCTCGGACCGCATCCTGGTGGGGCCCCAGCATCTGCGGGTGCTGAATGCCTCCCACGAGGACGCTGGGTCCTACAGCTGCCGACAGCGGCTCACCCAGCAAGCTCTCTGCTACTTCAGCGTGCGTGTGGCAG ATGCTCCATCCTCCGGGGACGACGAAGACGGGGAGGATGAGGCTGAAGACACAG CAGGGGCCCCTTACTGGACACGGCCCGAGCGGATGGACAAGAAGCTCCTGGCTGTACCAGCCGCCAACACTGTCCGTTTCCGCTGCCCGGCCGCCGGCAACCCCACTCCTTCCATCTCCTGGCTGAAGAATGGCAAGGAGTTCAGAGGCGAGCATCGCATCGGGGGCATCAAG CTGCGCCACCAGCAGTGGAGCCTGGTCATGGAGAGTGTGGTGCCCTCCGACCGCGGCAACTACACATGTGTGGTGCAGAACAAGTTCGGCAGCATCCAGCAGACATACACCCTGGATGTGCTGG AGCGCTCCCCGCACCGGCCCATTCTGCAGGCGGGGCTGCCGGCCAACCAGACGGTGGTGCTGGGCAGTGACGTGGAGTTCCACTGCAAGGTGTACAGCGATGCGCAGCCCCACATTCAGTGGCTGAAGCACGTGGAGGTGAACGGCAGCAGAGTAGGGCCGGACGGCACGCCCTACGTCACTGTGCTCAAG ACGGCGGGCGCTAACACTACCGACAAGGAGCTAGAGGTTCTGTCCTTACGCAATGTCACCTTTGAGGATGCGGGGGAGTACACCTGCCTGGCGGGCAATTCTATCGGGTTTTCCCATCACTCTGCGTGGCTGGTGGTGCTGCCAG AGGAGGAGCTGGCGGAGGCCGGCGAGGCCGGCAGCGTGTACGCAGGTGTCCTGAGCTACGGGGTGGGCTTCCTGCTCTTCATCCTGGTAGTGGCGGCAGTGACGCTCTGCCGCCTGCGCAGCCCCCCGAAGAAGGGCCTAGGCTCGCCCACCGTGCACAAGGTCTCCCGCTTCCCACTCAAGCGGCAG CAGGTGTCCCTGGAGTCCGACTCGTCTATGAACTCCACCACGCCACTGGTGCGAATTGCCCGGCTGTCCTCCGGGGAGGGCCCAGTGCTGGCCAACGTGTCAGAGCTTGAGCTGCCTGCTGACCCCAAGTGGGAGCTGTCCCGAGCCCG GCTGACCCTGGGCAAGCCTCTGGGGGAGGGCTGCTTCGGCCAGGTGGTTATGGCAGAGGCTATCGGCATTGACAAGGACCGGGCCACCAAGCCCATCACCGTGGCTGTGAAAATGCTGAAAG ACGATGCCACAGACAAGGACCTCTCAGACCTGGTGTCGGAGATGGAGATGATGAAGATGATCGGCAAACACAAGAACATCATCAACCTGCTGGGGGCCTGCACACAGGGCG GGCCCCTGTACGTACTGGTGGAGTATGCCGCCAAGGGCAACCTGAGGGAGTACCTGAGGGCGCGGCGGCCACCTGGCATGGACTACTCCTTCGACACCTGCAAGCTGCCTGAGGAGCAGCTCACCTTCAAGGACCTGGTGTCCTGCGCCTACCAGGTGGCGCGGGGCATGGAGTACCTAGCCTCGCAGAAG TGCATTCACAGGGACTTGGCGGCCCGCAATGTGCTGGTGACCGAGGACAACGTGATGAAGATTGCGGACTTTGGTCTGGCCCGTGACGTGCACAACCTGGACTACTATAAGAAAACCACGAAT gGCCGGCTGCCTGTGAAGTGGATGGCGCCCGAAGCCTTGTTTGACCGTGTCTACACCCACCAGAGTGATGT CTGGTCCTTTGGGGTCCTGCTCTGGGAGATCTTCACTCTGGGGGGCTCGCCGTACCCTGGAGTCCCTGTGGAGGAGCTCTTCAAGCTGCTGAAGGAGGGCCACCGCATGGACAAGCCGGCCAACTGCACGCACGACCT GTACATGATCATGAGAGAGTGCTGGCATGCAGTGCCCTCGCAGAGACCCACCTTCAAGCAGCTGGTGGAGGACCTGGACCGCATTCTCACCGTGACCTCCACTGAC GAGTACCTGGACCTGTCAGTGCCCTTTGAGCAGTACTCACCAGGTGGCCAGGACAcccccagctccagctcctcAGGGGACGACTCCGTGTTCGCCCATGAcctgctgcccccagccccacccagcgGCGGGGGCCTGCGGACGTGA